A portion of the Sphingobacterium spiritivorum genome contains these proteins:
- a CDS encoding response regulator transcription factor, which produces MFEKTIKIAIVDDHLIVLEGLSRLIESNPEYTIVGTFTHGYDFLTFVKTESVDIVLLDISLPDISGIDLCLQIKKVAPDAAIIAISNHIERSIILQMLENGAVGYLLKNVDLHELKNALHEALSGKVTFSSDVKEIIARPHLHDLIELPKLTKREKEILQHIALGKTTTAIADELFLSPLTIETHRKRMMSKFKAKNMAALIKTAMEHNLI; this is translated from the coding sequence TTGATGACCATCTCATCGTTTTAGAAGGTTTAAGCAGATTGATTGAAAGCAACCCGGAATATACAATCGTTGGCACTTTCACACATGGTTATGATTTTCTGACTTTCGTCAAAACAGAGTCTGTAGATATTGTGCTCTTAGACATAAGTTTACCAGATATCAGCGGGATCGATTTATGCCTTCAAATCAAAAAAGTGGCTCCGGATGCCGCAATAATTGCTATCAGCAATCATATTGAAAGAAGTATTATTCTGCAGATGCTCGAAAACGGAGCTGTGGGCTACCTTCTCAAAAATGTTGACCTGCATGAACTGAAAAATGCACTTCATGAAGCGCTCAGTGGAAAAGTAACCTTCAGCTCTGATGTAAAAGAGATTATAGCAAGACCCCATCTCCATGATCTGATCGAACTTCCCAAACTCACAAAACGAGAAAAAGAAATTTTACAACATATTGCATTGGGAAAGACGACGACAGCAATAGCTGATGAATTGTTCCTGAGTCCCCTGACGATAGAAACACATCGTAAAAGAATGATGAGCAAATTTAAAGCAAAGAATATGGCGGCTCTGATTAAGACCGCCATGGAGCATAATCTGATTTAA